A genomic stretch from Georgenia muralis includes:
- a CDS encoding IS110 family transposase has translation MTAAPGDDDRDDGAEEVIGGIDTHAETIHVAVVSVLGREIADAEFATTPAGYRAAYDFLNSHGAIERVGIEGTSSYGAGIARACAAGGLEVREVLRPDKTVRRRQGKSDPIDAYHAARAVLSGRATSPPKDEKILGLRALHLARRSAVKARTATIHQIHQVLVTAPDSIRQKYRSMTNTKLVTALSRSRTTRYDPVGAAIMRALKDLAARHEFLTSQAADLERDIRTVVESMNPGLLAAHGVGPDTAAQLLITAGANPDRLSNEASFAALCGTAPVPASSGKTRRYRLSRGGDRAANNALHRVALVRMSSDPTTRAYVQRQRARGRSSKEILRTLKRALAREMFKYLTRVVTAPATADLRPARQAKNITLTQAAAHFGVWPMHISTIERGTRRDDDLARAYRQWLQAA, from the coding sequence ATGACAGCGGCACCAGGAGATGACGACCGTGACGACGGGGCCGAGGAGGTCATCGGAGGCATCGACACCCACGCCGAGACCATCCATGTGGCTGTCGTGAGCGTGCTGGGGCGGGAGATCGCCGACGCCGAGTTCGCGACCACTCCGGCGGGCTACCGGGCGGCGTACGACTTCCTGAACAGCCACGGCGCGATCGAGCGGGTCGGCATCGAGGGCACCAGCTCCTACGGGGCCGGGATCGCCCGGGCATGTGCCGCCGGCGGGCTCGAGGTCCGAGAGGTGCTGCGCCCCGACAAGACCGTCCGCCGCCGCCAGGGCAAGTCCGACCCCATCGATGCCTATCACGCCGCCCGTGCGGTGCTCTCCGGCCGGGCGACCTCGCCACCCAAGGACGAGAAGATCCTCGGCCTGCGCGCCCTGCACCTGGCCCGCCGCTCCGCGGTCAAGGCACGCACGGCGACGATCCACCAGATCCACCAAGTCCTGGTCACCGCACCGGACTCGATCCGGCAGAAGTACCGTTCCATGACCAACACCAAGCTGGTCACCGCACTGTCCCGAAGCCGCACCACCCGCTACGACCCAGTCGGCGCGGCCATCATGCGCGCGTTGAAGGACCTCGCCGCACGACACGAGTTCCTCACTAGTCAGGCCGCTGACCTCGAGCGCGACATCCGTACCGTCGTGGAGTCCATGAACCCCGGTCTGCTCGCCGCCCACGGCGTCGGCCCAGACACCGCTGCCCAGCTGCTCATCACCGCCGGCGCGAACCCCGACCGGCTCAGCAACGAGGCCTCCTTCGCCGCACTGTGCGGCACCGCACCGGTGCCCGCTTCCTCGGGCAAGACCCGCCGCTACCGGCTCTCCCGGGGAGGGGACCGCGCCGCGAACAACGCCCTGCACCGCGTCGCCCTGGTCCGCATGTCCAGCGACCCCACCACCCGCGCCTACGTTCAGCGACAACGCGCCAGAGGCCGCTCGAGCAAAGAGATCCTCCGCACCCTCAAACGTGCCCTCGCCCGGGAGATGTTCAAGTACCTCACCCGAGTCGTCACGGCCCCCGCGACCGCGGACTTGCGCCCCGCCCGACAGGCCAAGAACATCACCCTGACCCAGGCCGCCGCCCACTTCGGCGTCTGGCCCATGCACATCTCCACCATCGAACGCGGCACCCGCCGCGACGACGACCTCGCCCGCGCCTACCGCCAATGGCTCCAAGCAGCTTGA
- a CDS encoding type II toxin-antitoxin system PemK/MazF family toxin: protein MRRGDVFTAAARGPDTGEPRPVVIVQDDHFDLTASVTVCPTTTSEVEAPLFRIQVEPSLSNGLTRSSRLMVDKVTTVPRADLGQRLGRLSDADMVRLDRSLIVFLGLAG from the coding sequence GTGAGGCGAGGAGACGTCTTCACCGCTGCAGCACGAGGTCCGGACACCGGAGAGCCGAGACCGGTGGTGATCGTTCAGGACGATCACTTCGACCTGACGGCGTCGGTCACGGTCTGCCCCACGACGACCAGCGAGGTCGAGGCACCGCTCTTCCGTATCCAGGTCGAACCCTCCCTCTCGAACGGACTGACCAGGTCGAGCCGTCTCATGGTCGACAAGGTCACGACCGTTCCTCGAGCCGACCTGGGACAGCGGCTCGGGCGCCTCAGCGACGCCGACATGGTTCGGCTCGACCGTTCCCTCATCGTGTTCCTCGGGCTGGCGGGCTGA
- a CDS encoding antitoxin MazE family protein, whose protein sequence is MASTRERVKAHRRRLREQGLRPVQIWVPDVNAPQFAEEARRQSAAAARSDAEQDDQAFVDAISWESADE, encoded by the coding sequence ATGGCTTCTACGAGGGAGCGGGTGAAGGCGCACCGCCGTCGCCTCCGCGAGCAGGGACTCCGGCCGGTGCAGATCTGGGTGCCGGACGTCAACGCCCCTCAGTTCGCCGAGGAGGCGCGTCGACAGTCGGCTGCGGCTGCGCGGAGCGACGCCGAACAGGATGACCAGGCATTCGTCGACGCCATCTCGTGGGAGAGCGCGGACGAGTGA
- a CDS encoding NAD(P)-dependent alcohol dehydrogenase: MRAVVFTDFQTFPSLTEVERPVPGPGEVLLKVAGSGACHSDVAIYEDFAEGTPGAIAPGFTLGHEVSGWIEETGPGVHGFTKGEAFLAYGPIGCGHCKACSRGQDTYCENVASMPYLGIGLGRDGGMAEYVLVPARNLVPLGDADPVDAAPLSDAGLTPYHAIKNALPNLAGGGRFALVIGLGGLGQVAVQILTALTGATVIATDMKDDAMRRAEANGAVTVPGGENQVAAIRELTGGRGVDAAFDFVGATPTIKTAQASMAQGGRLTVVGIANGVTEWSFFTTPYESTISNTYWGTIADLHEVVAMYRAGQIRPEVERYSMDDALEAYRKLESGQLSGRAVVVPHV, encoded by the coding sequence ATGCGCGCAGTGGTTTTCACCGACTTCCAGACCTTTCCCTCACTCACCGAGGTCGAGCGGCCCGTCCCTGGGCCGGGCGAGGTGCTCCTCAAGGTGGCGGGCTCGGGGGCCTGCCACTCCGACGTCGCGATCTACGAGGACTTCGCCGAGGGCACTCCCGGGGCGATCGCACCGGGCTTCACCCTCGGCCACGAGGTCTCCGGCTGGATCGAGGAGACCGGACCCGGCGTCCACGGATTCACCAAGGGCGAGGCGTTCCTGGCCTACGGCCCGATCGGCTGCGGGCACTGCAAGGCCTGCTCGCGCGGCCAGGACACGTACTGCGAGAACGTGGCGTCGATGCCCTACCTCGGCATCGGGCTGGGCCGGGACGGCGGCATGGCCGAGTACGTGCTCGTCCCGGCGCGCAACCTCGTACCCCTCGGTGACGCCGACCCGGTGGACGCGGCACCGCTGAGCGACGCCGGTCTCACCCCGTACCACGCCATCAAGAACGCCCTGCCGAACCTGGCCGGCGGCGGCCGCTTCGCACTCGTGATCGGGCTCGGCGGGCTCGGGCAGGTGGCGGTGCAGATCCTCACCGCGCTGACCGGGGCGACCGTCATCGCGACCGACATGAAGGACGACGCCATGCGGCGCGCCGAGGCCAACGGTGCGGTGACCGTGCCGGGCGGGGAGAACCAGGTCGCCGCGATCCGCGAGCTCACCGGCGGCCGCGGCGTCGACGCCGCCTTCGACTTCGTCGGGGCCACGCCCACCATCAAGACCGCGCAGGCGTCGATGGCGCAGGGCGGACGGCTCACCGTCGTGGGCATCGCGAACGGCGTCACCGAGTGGTCGTTCTTCACGACCCCGTACGAGTCGACCATCAGCAACACGTACTGGGGCACCATCGCCGACCTGCACGAGGTCGTCGCGATGTACCGCGCGGGCCAGATCCGGCCCGAGGTCGAGCGGTACTCCATGGACGACGCCCTCGAGGCCTACCGCAAGCTCGAGTCCGGCCAGCTCTCGGGCCGCGCCGTCGTCGTGCCGCACGTCTGA
- a CDS encoding DUF2397 domain-containing protein, translated as MTEEATAELGPDPWAAYLAGPESIPTYLTSRHAAQYRTVVDVLLATQDSSLTGMSFDEARSAVVAHLTAVLDSETARRLTDEEVFPLEARLEQLADWGVLTRWQEPARSGEDFLRRRDRYQLTPRAAALHHFWRTLGDDVEPEADIALAPRAIRERAEAFEVAVLAADYTSAANEFAQIKVQRESMARAARSWQRTLAHALAGRPEEHKQDLLWQTLSAYIAMWGEQVDVHSPAISASLDRLDARLDTGVWRACVRASMGEGAPESAVDASVERWREAWVVLRRWFDGPDSQARSLRRQLRDLVSPWARNMGILMGSAGTVSRRGDLLALATAIERAEDEDVAWQLWDVATGLFASRHLLVAAPSAEDQRLSWAEAPPAPIATRFREQGARAVAGRVSRAPSFAEGRRLSRLARQQREAGREEAIARLRARSGTRVGTWPQIDREELTVLLDLFATVTRLSRHGDGHDRTAVTEDGRWRVRLTEPEPGAVVVLDSPDGALALRDWHFEMTPA; from the coding sequence ATGACCGAGGAGGCGACGGCGGAGCTCGGCCCGGACCCCTGGGCCGCCTACCTCGCGGGTCCGGAGTCCATCCCGACCTACCTGACCTCGCGCCACGCGGCGCAGTACCGCACCGTCGTCGACGTCCTCCTCGCCACGCAGGACTCCTCGCTCACCGGCATGAGCTTCGACGAGGCACGCTCCGCCGTCGTCGCGCACCTGACCGCGGTCCTCGACAGCGAGACGGCGCGGCGACTCACCGACGAGGAGGTGTTCCCGCTCGAGGCCCGTCTCGAGCAGCTCGCGGACTGGGGGGTGCTGACCCGGTGGCAGGAGCCGGCCCGCAGCGGTGAGGACTTCCTGCGCCGGCGCGACCGGTACCAGCTGACCCCGCGGGCGGCGGCGCTGCACCACTTCTGGCGGACGCTCGGCGACGACGTCGAGCCCGAGGCCGACATCGCCCTGGCCCCACGGGCGATACGCGAGCGCGCGGAGGCGTTCGAGGTCGCCGTGCTGGCCGCGGACTACACCTCGGCCGCCAACGAGTTCGCCCAGATCAAGGTCCAGCGCGAGTCGATGGCCCGGGCCGCCCGCTCCTGGCAGCGGACCCTGGCCCACGCCCTGGCCGGACGTCCCGAGGAGCACAAGCAGGACCTGCTCTGGCAGACCCTATCCGCCTACATCGCGATGTGGGGCGAGCAGGTCGACGTCCACTCCCCCGCGATCTCGGCGTCGCTGGACCGCCTGGACGCCCGGCTGGACACGGGCGTCTGGCGGGCGTGCGTGCGGGCCTCCATGGGTGAGGGCGCCCCGGAGTCGGCGGTCGACGCCTCGGTCGAGCGGTGGCGCGAGGCCTGGGTGGTGCTGCGCCGCTGGTTCGACGGCCCCGACTCCCAGGCGCGGAGCCTGCGCCGGCAGCTGCGCGACCTCGTCTCCCCGTGGGCGCGCAACATGGGCATCCTCATGGGGTCGGCGGGGACCGTGTCCCGGCGCGGCGACCTCCTCGCGCTCGCGACCGCGATCGAACGTGCCGAGGACGAGGACGTCGCCTGGCAGCTGTGGGACGTCGCGACCGGGTTGTTCGCCTCGCGGCACCTGCTCGTCGCCGCCCCCTCGGCCGAGGATCAGCGACTCTCCTGGGCCGAGGCTCCGCCGGCGCCGATCGCCACGCGGTTCCGGGAGCAGGGTGCCCGCGCCGTGGCCGGTCGGGTCTCCCGGGCCCCGAGCTTCGCCGAGGGGCGCCGGCTCTCCCGGCTGGCGCGCCAGCAGCGCGAGGCCGGACGCGAGGAGGCCATCGCCCGCCTGCGGGCCCGGTCCGGCACCCGGGTGGGGACCTGGCCCCAGATCGACCGCGAGGAGCTCACGGTGCTGCTGGACCTGTTCGCGACCGTGACGCGCCTGAGCCGTCACGGCGACGGCCACGACCGCACCGCCGTCACCGAGGACGGCCGCTGGCGGGTGCGCCTGACCGAGCCGGAGCCCGGCGCGGTGGTGGTCCTCGACTCCCCC